The Vitis riparia cultivar Riparia Gloire de Montpellier isolate 1030 chromosome 10, EGFV_Vit.rip_1.0, whole genome shotgun sequence genome includes a region encoding these proteins:
- the LOC117923560 gene encoding cysteine-rich receptor-like protein kinase 10: MGSDLFSTRAFLLFLISIFSLIVFASGQLSYLYSSCGSETPDGDYKTNLTSLLDSQPSKASTYTFYNDTLNQIYSLYLCRGDVNATTCQSCVKTAGQEIQEQCQYNKTAIIWYDECMLRYSNEDFIGTMNTSPGFLMYNVNNRTDSGERDVGALSLMDQLRGETPYSELMFQTDERPSTDNASLILYGLAQCTRDINTTSCYNCLFDLSSMIQECCQEKVGWRALGPNCNIRYERYRFYADPASPAPAQLPPPPPPTAEPPPPDNPGGEGNNTIKIAIITVSAITGAAVVLGFFLYFSFFSRKSRRGEQKSEEILLNVLDRPTGTHFMEGHMHDQDNTVETYYFNLTTILAATNNFSDYNKLGEGGFGPVYKGKLLDGREIAVKRLSTKSGQGLEEFKNEVMLIVKLQHKNLVRLLGCCMEGDEKLLVYEYMANTSLDAFLFDPTKCKELDWDKRAAIVRGIARGILYLHEDSRLKIIHRDLKASNVLLDEEMNAKISDFGTARIFGSKQLDANTNRVVGTFGYMAPEYAMEGLFSVKSDTYSFGVLLLEILSGKKNSGLYSTDHSQNLLSHAWQLWNEDKGLEFIDRNLVDKCPVSEAVRWIHIALLCVQEDPNDRPPMSSVALMLGSKWVNLPQPSAPPFSVGRSFMSDLSSTSGSGLGFLISDQSSTSASV; encoded by the exons ATGGGTTCCGACTTGTTTAGCACCAGAGCCTTTCTATTGTTCTTGATCTCAATCTTTAGCCTTATCGTCTTCGCCAGTGGGCAATTATCATACCTCTACAGCTCTTGTGGCAGTGAGACACCCGATGGGGATTACAAAACTAATCTCACTTCCCTCTTGGATTCTCAACCTTCTAAAGCTTCCACCTACACCTTTTACAATGATACCTTGAACCAAATCTACAGCCTCTATCTATGCAGAGGCGACGTTAACGCTACTACCTGCCAGAGTTGTGTGAAAACTGCAGGCCAAGAAATCCAGGAGCAGTGCCAGTATAATAAAACAGCTATCATATGGTATGATGAATGCATGTTACGTTACTCTAATGAAGACTTCATTGGAACTATGAACACTTCTCCAGGCTTCTTAATGTACAATGTGAACAACAGAACTGATTCCGGTGAAAGGGATGTGGGCGCTCTATCTTTGATGGATCAGCTGAGGGGAGAAACTCCATATTCGGAGCTCATGTTTCAGACAGATGAGAGACCGTCCACAGATAACGCGTCTCTAATTTTATATGGGCTGGCGCAGTGTACTAGAGATATCAACACTACTTCATGCTATAACTGTTTATTTGACCTGTCGTCGATGATCCAAGAGTGTTGCCAAGAGAAGGTAGGATGGCGTGCTTTGGGTCCAAATTGCAATATAAGGTATGAACGGTACCGCTTCTATGCTGATCCAGCCTCTCCTGCGCCTGCTCAGCTGCCGCCTCCGCCTCCGCCTACTGCAGAGCCACCTCCTCCTGATAACCCAG GAGGGGAAGGAAACAACACCATAAAGATCGCGATCATCACTGTATCAGCAATTACAGGAGCTGCAGTTGTCTTGGgtttcttcctttatttttcattctttagcAGGAAGAGCAGACGAG GGGAgcagaaaagtgaagaaattCTGTTAAATGTGTTGGACCGTCCAACCGGCACACACTTTATGGAAGGGCATATGCATGATCAAGACAACACTGTAGAAACTTACTACTTCAATTTAACCACCATACTGGCTGCTACAAACAATTTTTCTGATTACAATAAGCTTGGAGAAGGGGGTTTTGGCCCTGTTTACAAG GGGAAGCTGCTTGATGGAAGGGAAATAGCTGTTAAAAGGCTTTCAACGAAATCAGGACAAGGTCTTGAGGAGTTCAAGAATGAAGTTATGTTAATCGTTAAACTTCAACACAAAAATCTTGTGAGGCTGTTGGGTTGCTGCATGGAGGGAGACGAGAAGCTCCTGGTCTACGAGTACATGGCTAATACGAGTCTTGATgcttttttgtttg ATCCAACAAAATGCAAGGAACTAGACTGGGATAAGCGAGCAGCCATTGTTCGTGGAATAGCAAGGGGGATCCTGTATCTTCATGAAGACTCTCGTCTCAAAATCATCCACAGGGATTTGAAAGCAAGCAATGTTTTGTTGGATGAGGAAATGAATGCAAAGATCTCAGACTTTGGCACTGCTAGGATTTTTGGCAGCAAGCAACTTGATGCTAACACCAACAGAGTGGTCGGTACATT TGGGTACATGGCACCAGAGTACGCAATGGAGGGACTATTTTCTGTGAAATCTGATACTTACAGCTTTGGAGTTCTATTGCTAGAAATCTTGAGTGGGAAAAAGAACAGTGGATTGTATAGCACGGATCATTCCCAAAACCTTCTATCTCAT GCATGGCAGCTGTGGAATGAAGACAAGGGACTTGAATTTATAGATAGGAACTTAGTTGACAAATGTCCTGTAAGTGAGGCTGTCAGATGGATCCATATTGCTCTGCTGTGTGTTCAGGAAGACCCCAATGATAGACCACCTATGTCATCAGTTGCTCTCATGCTTGGAAGCAAATGGGTCAACCTTCCCCAACCATCAGCACCCCCATTCTCAGTGGGAAGATCTTTCATGTCTGATCTATCTTCAACAAGCGGGTCGGGGTTAGGTTTTCTCATTTCAGATCAATCATCCACTAGTGCCTCTGTTTAG
- the LOC117923559 gene encoding cysteine-rich receptor-like protein kinase 29 isoform X2, with translation MEMRMDFPRLVFFAYTILIPHLVAVTVAQPDLVYHNCSENVGTYSNNSTYQSNLNTLLSTLFSYKEINYGFYNFSVGQSPNEVNAIALCRGDITQDKCHSCLNDSRLQLPQRCPYQNEAIGGYDECMLRYSNRSIFRTLEILPSFYVSNPNNVSNEDVFNQALKTLLDSLRSKAASGNSLLKFATGEATGTGDKRIYGFMQCTPDLNESSCRSCLEGAINDVPACCGNKEGGRIFKPSCSLRFETFRFYDFTAANTPPPATWPPSSPSPSDNLTPPSPAIVTPTKGFEGETRTLESLQFQFSTIRVATDNFSDANKLGEGGFGSVYKGRLSDGQEIAVKRLSAGSKQGELEFKNEVLLMAKLQHRNLVRLLGFCLERSERLLIYEFMPNLSLHGFIFDPIKQTQLDWEKRYKIIGGIARGLLYLHEDSRLRIIHRDLKASNILLDAEMNPKISDFGIARLFAVDQTQENTSRIMGTYGYMAPEYVLHGKFSVKSDVYSLGVLILEIISGQKNNCFHVGENTEYLLTHAWISWREGTANSMIDPTLRDGSTSEIMRCIHIGLLCVQENVADRPTMASVMLMLNSYSLSLPIPSHPAFFLRSNIDQNISSGLEHNSRSTDSDLSRSSSPINSQYIRLE, from the exons ATGGAGATGAGAATGGATTTTCCCAGACTGGTTTTCTTCGCTTATACCATTCTCATACCACACCTTGTTGCTGTAACAGTAGCCCAGCCTGACCTGGTCTACCACAATTGTTCAGAAAATGTTGGTACTTACAGCAATAACAGCACCTACCAGTCAAACCTCAACACCCTTCTCTCTACACTGTTCTCATACAAAGAAATCAACTATGGCTTTTACAATTTCTCCGTCGGCCAAAGCCCCAACGAGGTTAACGCAATTGCCCTCTGCAGAGGAGACATCACACAAGATAAGTGCCACAGTTGCCTCAACGACTCCAGGCTTCAGCTCCCGCAGCGCTGTCCCTACCAGAATGAAGCAATAGGAGGGTATGATGAATGCATGTTACGATACTCCAATCGGTCCATATTCAGGACTCTGGAAATTTTGCCTAGTTTTTATGTTTCAAACCCGAACAACGTCTCCAATGAAGATGTGTTCAATCAGGCGCTGAAGACCTTGTTGGACAGCCTCCGAAGCAAAGCTGCTTCGGGCAATTCGCTGCTCAAATTTGCGACAGGAGAAGCGACTGGCACTGGTGATAAAAGGATATACGGGTTTATGCAGTGCACTCCTGATCTAAATGAGTCGTCTTGCAGAAGTTGTTTAGAAGGGGCTATTAATGATGTTCCAGCATGTTGCGGTAACAAGGAAGGAGGACGAATTTTTAAGCCCAGTTGCAGCCTCAGGTTTGAAACATTCCGTTTCTATGATTTTACAGCGGCTAACACGCCTCCACCTGCAACATGGCCACCTTCCTCACCTTCTCCTTCGGATAACCTCACCCCACCCTCCCCAGCCATTGTTACACCTACCAAAG GTTTTGAGGGTGAAACTAGAACCCTGGAATCCTTGCAATTTCAGTTCAGCACCATTAGAGTTGCAACAGACAACTTCTCTGATGCTAATAAGCTTGGAGAAGGTGGATTCGGCTCTGTTTACAAG GGTAGGCTTTCCGATGGGCAAGAAATAGCTGTTAAGAGGCTGTCTGCTGGTTCTAAACAAGGAGAACTAGAATTCAAAAATGAGGTGCTGTTAATGGCGAAGCTTCAACATAGAAATTTGGTTAGGCTACTGGGTTTTTGCTTGGAAAGATCCGAAAGACTTCTCATCTATGAGTTTATGCCTAACTTAAGCCTCCATGGCTTCATATTTG ATCCAATTAAGCAGACACAATTGGATTGGGAAAAGCGTTACAAAATCATAGGAGGCATCGCTCGAGGGCTTCTTTATCTTCATGAAGATTCTCGACTTCGAATTATTCACCGTGATCTCAAAGCAAGCAACATTCTATTAGATGCAGAGATGAACCCtaaaatttctgattttggGATAGCTAGATTATTTGCAGTTGATCAAACTCAAGAGAATACAAGTAGAATTATGGGAACCTA TGGATATATGGCCCCAGAATATGTATTGCATGGGAAATTCTCAGTTAAGTCGGACGTATATAGCTTGGGTGTGTTGATTCTGGAGATTATAAGCGGTCAAAAGAATAATTGTTTCCATGTTGGCGAGAACACTGAGTATCTTCTGACCCAC GCTTGGATTTCTTGGAGGGAAGGAACAGCAAACAGTATGATAGATCCAACATTAAGGGATGGCTCAACAAGCGAAATAATGAGATGTATCCACATTGGGTTGCTATGTGTTCAAGAAAATGTGGCTGATCGACCAACAATGGCTTCAGTAATGCTCATGCTAAATAGCTACTCTCTCAGTCTCCCAATACCTTCACACCCTGCATTTTTTTTACGTAGTAACATTGACCAGAACATTTCTTCGGGGCTGGAGCATAATTCAAGGTCGACTGATTCTGATCTTTCCCGAAGTAGTAGTCCTATTAATTCTCAATACATACGACTTGAATAA
- the LOC117923559 gene encoding cysteine-rich receptor-like protein kinase 15 isoform X1, which yields MEMRMDFPRLVFFAYTILIPHLVAVTVAQPDLVYHNCSENVGTYSNNSTYQSNLNTLLSTLFSYKEINYGFYNFSVGQSPNEVNAIALCRGDITQDKCHSCLNDSRLQLPQRCPYQNEAIGGYDECMLRYSNRSIFRTLEILPSFYVSNPNNVSNEDVFNQALKTLLDSLRSKAASGNSLLKFATGEATGTGDKRIYGFMQCTPDLNESSCRSCLEGAINDVPACCGNKEGGRIFKPSCSLRFETFRFYDFTAANTPPPATWPPSSPSPSDNLTPPSPAIVTPTKGKKSNTSRTLILIVVPTVINSVLLISIICFFLKKRRPRGQFLSFEGETRTLESLQFQFSTIRVATDNFSDANKLGEGGFGSVYKGRLSDGQEIAVKRLSAGSKQGELEFKNEVLLMAKLQHRNLVRLLGFCLERSERLLIYEFMPNLSLHGFIFDPIKQTQLDWEKRYKIIGGIARGLLYLHEDSRLRIIHRDLKASNILLDAEMNPKISDFGIARLFAVDQTQENTSRIMGTYGYMAPEYVLHGKFSVKSDVYSLGVLILEIISGQKNNCFHVGENTEYLLTHAWISWREGTANSMIDPTLRDGSTSEIMRCIHIGLLCVQENVADRPTMASVMLMLNSYSLSLPIPSHPAFFLRSNIDQNISSGLEHNSRSTDSDLSRSSSPINSQYIRLE from the exons ATGGAGATGAGAATGGATTTTCCCAGACTGGTTTTCTTCGCTTATACCATTCTCATACCACACCTTGTTGCTGTAACAGTAGCCCAGCCTGACCTGGTCTACCACAATTGTTCAGAAAATGTTGGTACTTACAGCAATAACAGCACCTACCAGTCAAACCTCAACACCCTTCTCTCTACACTGTTCTCATACAAAGAAATCAACTATGGCTTTTACAATTTCTCCGTCGGCCAAAGCCCCAACGAGGTTAACGCAATTGCCCTCTGCAGAGGAGACATCACACAAGATAAGTGCCACAGTTGCCTCAACGACTCCAGGCTTCAGCTCCCGCAGCGCTGTCCCTACCAGAATGAAGCAATAGGAGGGTATGATGAATGCATGTTACGATACTCCAATCGGTCCATATTCAGGACTCTGGAAATTTTGCCTAGTTTTTATGTTTCAAACCCGAACAACGTCTCCAATGAAGATGTGTTCAATCAGGCGCTGAAGACCTTGTTGGACAGCCTCCGAAGCAAAGCTGCTTCGGGCAATTCGCTGCTCAAATTTGCGACAGGAGAAGCGACTGGCACTGGTGATAAAAGGATATACGGGTTTATGCAGTGCACTCCTGATCTAAATGAGTCGTCTTGCAGAAGTTGTTTAGAAGGGGCTATTAATGATGTTCCAGCATGTTGCGGTAACAAGGAAGGAGGACGAATTTTTAAGCCCAGTTGCAGCCTCAGGTTTGAAACATTCCGTTTCTATGATTTTACAGCGGCTAACACGCCTCCACCTGCAACATGGCCACCTTCCTCACCTTCTCCTTCGGATAACCTCACCCCACCCTCCCCAGCCATTGTTACACCTACCAAAG GAAAGAAGAGTAACACATCCCGGACCCTCATCCTCATAGTCGTTCCCACGGTTATTAATTCAGTGTTATTGATCAGCATCATCTgcttctttttaaaaaagaggAGGCCAAGGGGGCAGTTTCTAA GTTTTGAGGGTGAAACTAGAACCCTGGAATCCTTGCAATTTCAGTTCAGCACCATTAGAGTTGCAACAGACAACTTCTCTGATGCTAATAAGCTTGGAGAAGGTGGATTCGGCTCTGTTTACAAG GGTAGGCTTTCCGATGGGCAAGAAATAGCTGTTAAGAGGCTGTCTGCTGGTTCTAAACAAGGAGAACTAGAATTCAAAAATGAGGTGCTGTTAATGGCGAAGCTTCAACATAGAAATTTGGTTAGGCTACTGGGTTTTTGCTTGGAAAGATCCGAAAGACTTCTCATCTATGAGTTTATGCCTAACTTAAGCCTCCATGGCTTCATATTTG ATCCAATTAAGCAGACACAATTGGATTGGGAAAAGCGTTACAAAATCATAGGAGGCATCGCTCGAGGGCTTCTTTATCTTCATGAAGATTCTCGACTTCGAATTATTCACCGTGATCTCAAAGCAAGCAACATTCTATTAGATGCAGAGATGAACCCtaaaatttctgattttggGATAGCTAGATTATTTGCAGTTGATCAAACTCAAGAGAATACAAGTAGAATTATGGGAACCTA TGGATATATGGCCCCAGAATATGTATTGCATGGGAAATTCTCAGTTAAGTCGGACGTATATAGCTTGGGTGTGTTGATTCTGGAGATTATAAGCGGTCAAAAGAATAATTGTTTCCATGTTGGCGAGAACACTGAGTATCTTCTGACCCAC GCTTGGATTTCTTGGAGGGAAGGAACAGCAAACAGTATGATAGATCCAACATTAAGGGATGGCTCAACAAGCGAAATAATGAGATGTATCCACATTGGGTTGCTATGTGTTCAAGAAAATGTGGCTGATCGACCAACAATGGCTTCAGTAATGCTCATGCTAAATAGCTACTCTCTCAGTCTCCCAATACCTTCACACCCTGCATTTTTTTTACGTAGTAACATTGACCAGAACATTTCTTCGGGGCTGGAGCATAATTCAAGGTCGACTGATTCTGATCTTTCCCGAAGTAGTAGTCCTATTAATTCTCAATACATACGACTTGAATAA